The genomic window CCCACACCGGAAGTGGCGTTGCGCCAAGCCTTTTCAACGCGCCATAGCGGCGGTCGAAAGCCACGGCGATGGCCTGTCCGGTGAACGCGGTCGACACCACCGCCAGCGCCATGATGACCGGCACGAAGGTGGCGGCGCGATGCTGGCCGAAGGAGCCGAGCGGCAGCAGCGTCAGCCCGACCAGCAGCGTGATGGGGATGAACATGGTCAACAACAGCTGCTCGCCGTTGCGCAACAACAGCTTGAGCTCCAGCCCAAATTGCGCGGCCAGCATGCGGGAGACCGCGTTGGGACGCGGATCTGGGGTGAAGGTGCCCGCGGGGAAAACGTCGGTCATTGCCGCAACTTCCTGCCGGTCAGATCGAGGAACACGTCTTCGAGGCTGCGCTGCTCGACGCGCATGTCGGTGGCCAGCACGTCGATCTGGGCGCACCAGGCGGTGACGGTCGCCAGCACCTGAGGATCGACCGGGCCTTCGACCAGATACTCGCCCGGGGTCACCTCGCTGGCCTGATAGTCCTCCGGCAGCGCGGACGCCAACAACGACAGGTCCAGCCGCGGCGGGGCGGTGAACCGCAGTTGGTCTTTGGCGCCGGCGCGCATCAACTCCGTCGGCGTGCCTTCGGCCACCTTGGCGCCGTTGTCGATGATGACCAGCCGGTCGGCCAGCTCTTCGGCCTCTTTGAGCTGATGCGTGGTCAGCAGGACGGTGACGCCATCGCGACGCAGCGCATCGATCAGCTCCCACACCAGCAGCCGGGCGTGGGCGTCCATGCCCGCGGTGGGCTCGTCGAGGAACACCAGCTCCGGCCGTCCGACCAGCGCGCAGGCCAGCGCCAGCCGCTGCTGTTGACCCCCGGACAGCCGCCGGTAGGTGGTGCGCGCGGCCTCGGTGAGACCCAGCGTGGACAACAGCCATTGCGGGTCCAGCGGGTCGGCGGCATAGGAGGCCACCAGGTTGAGCATCTCGCCGGCGCGCGCGGCCGGGTAGCCGCCGCCGCCCTGCAGCATCACCCCGATCCGAGCCCGCAGCCGGGCGTTGTCGGTGATCGGGTTGAGCCCCAGCACCTCGATGGACCCGGCGTCGGGTCGGACGAAGCCTTCACACATCTCGACCGTCGTGGTCTTGCCCGCGCCGTTGGGACCCAGCAAGGCCATCACCTCGGCGGCGTGCACGTCGAGATCGAGGTTGTTGACGGCGGCCACGGACCCGTATCGCTTGCTGACGCCGCGCAGTCGCAGGACGACCGGGCGGGCATTCGGGTCCGAGCTCACGTGGAATCAGCGTAGGCGTCGGTTGCCGCGCCTGAGGAAGGGGTGGAACCAGGGGCGGCCCGCCCGGTCGCAGCGGCCGCGACGGGTTCGGGCTGCGGCTCCGGCGCGACGACCGGCTCCCGGTCCGGCGCGTCGGTGAGGAACGGCAGGGCGCGCCAAGGCAATTGGTGGTAGGTCAGCGCGATGAGCACCACGACGATCAGCGCGCTGGCCAACGTGGCGTCCACGATCTGGAACAGCGCGAACCGGTCCCCGTTGGCGGTCGGGCCGAAGATGCCGACGATGAGCGTGATGATGATCACCGTGACGCGGAAACCCGTCCGGGTGGCCCAGGCGGCCAGCGGAATGATGGCCCACAGCAGATACCAGGGCTGGACGACGGGGAACAGCAGCACCGTCAGCCCCAGCGCCACGCCCAGACCGCCGATCGGGTGCAGCCGGCCGCGGAACACCGCCAGCAACAGCCAGCACACCATCACCATGATGATCAGCACGCCGATGCCACGGGTCAGCGACAGCACGGCGGTGGTGTGATCACCCAGGCCCAGCAGGATGCCCACCTGCCCGGTGCCCAAGGCCAGCAGGGTCGGCGGTGACATCCAGCTGCGCACCACGTTCGCGGTGCCCAGCGTGAAGATCCACCCAAAACCAAGTCCGCTGGCCCATCCGACGAGGGCCATCACGGCCACCGACAACCCGGCCATCAGCCCACCGACCTGCGCCAGCGCCCGCAGGTTGCCCCCGCGCCGGTAGGCCAGCGCCGTCCCGACGAAGCCCAGCGCCAGCAGCGAGGGCAGTTTCACCTGGGAGGACAGAATGATCAGGGTCGACCCGGCCAGCAGCATGCCCAGCGGTTGCCAGTCGGAGGCCTGCCAGGACGCCGGCTTGAGCGGACGGTCAGCATCGACGCCGCGCAGCGCGAACTCCGCGCCGGCCAGCATCAGACCCAGCATCAGCGCCTCGTTGTGGATGCCCGCCACCAGATGCATGAACAGCAGCGGGTTGGCCGCTCCCAGCCACAGGGCGCTGACTTCGGCGACCCCGCACCGCCGGGCCAGCCGCGGCGTGGCCCACACGATCAACGCCACACCGACCAACACCACCAGCCGGTGGCAGAGCACGGCCGCGACGATGTTCTCGCCGGTCAACGCCGAGATGCCGCGTCCGATCCACAAGAACAGCGGTCCGTAGGGCGCGGGGGTCTCCCGCCACAAGCTGGGCACCGAAAGGGTGAACACGTGGCCCAGGCCGAGACCGGACGCCGGACCGACCCGATAGGGATCGAGTCCCTGCAGCGAGATCTGGCTCTGCGCCAGGTAGGAGTAGACGTCCTTGCTGTACATCGGGGGCGCGATGAGCAGCGGCAGGATCCACAACAGCAGCGTGCGGTCCAGATCGCCGCGCGACATGCGTCGCTGTCCCATCGCGAACCGGCCCAGCATCAACCACGCCAGCGCCATCATCACCGCTCCGGTAGTGGTCATGGTCAGTGACACCGTCTGGATCCGCGACGGGAGGTTGAGCAGTCGCACTCCGAATGTCGGGTCCTGCACCACCGGCCGAGCCCCCGCGCCCAGCGCACCGATCGCCATCAGCACCGTGCCGGTGGCGCCGAACAGGCGGGTACGCCGAAGTGCGGTGAGTTCGGCGGCGTTCAGCGGCGAGCCGACCGCCTGCTCGTCGCCGTGCAGACTGGCGATCGACGAGCTCAGCGTGTGGTGGCGGGCTGCCATTTCTGCAGCCTAACGGCACGCCGAGAACCGCCACGCAATCCCACTTGGTGTGACCGATACGACCCCGTACCCAGGGCACCCTTGCTGGACCGTCGGCCGGAATTGCGTCACACTGGTGTTGTGAAAATCCAATCGCAGGACGCTGCTGTGCGCGCAGCCGCCGCTGCGGGTTCGGATGGTCACACGCGCCGCGCGATCGTGCGCCTGTTGGTCGAGTCCGGATCCATCACCGCCAGCGAGATCGGTGACCGTCTGGGCTTGTCGGCCGCTGGGGTGCGGCGCCACCTCGACGCGCTGATCGACGCCGGGGACGCCGAGTCCGCGCCGGCCGCCGCGTGGCAGCAGGTGGGTCGAGGGCGGCCCGCCAAGCGGTACCGCCTGACCCCGGCCGGTCGAACCAAGTTGGACCACGCCTACGACGACCTGGCGGCCGCCGCTATCCGTCAACTGCGCGAAATTGGCGGCGACGACGCGGTGCGACTGTTCGCCCGGCGCCGCATCGACGGCATCCTGTCCGGGGTGGCCGCCGCCGACGGGCCCGACGAAGACGCGGTGGAAGACGCCGCCGAGCGCATCGCCGGTGCACTGAGCAAAGCCGGCTACATCGCCACCACCACCCGGGTGGGCGGCCCGGTCCACGGTGTGCAAATCTGCCAACATCACTGCCCGGTGTCGCACGTCGCTCAGGAATTCCCCGAGTTGTGTGAAGCCGAGCAGCAGGCGATGGCCGAGGTGCTCGGAACCCACGTGCAGCGGCTGGCGACCATCGTCAACGGCGACTGCGCCTGCACCACCCATGTCCCTCTTATCCCGGCGCCCAGCCCGCGCCGCGCCGTCGACGATGCAAAGCGAAGCGATGCGCAGGAGCGGCGCCACATGACTGACACCACGAGCAATAAAGGAGCGTCCGTATGACTCTCACACCCGAGGCGAGCAAGGTTCCGGCCGCGCCGCTGAGCCAGGAGGAGGCGATCGCCTCCCTGGGCAAGTACGGCTACGGCTGGGCCGACTCCGACGTCGCGGGTGCCAGCGCACAGCGCGGGCTGTCCGAGGCGGTGGTCCGCGATATCTCGGGCAAGAAGAACGAGCCCGAGTGGATGCTGGAAACCCGGCTCAAGGCGCTGCGCATCTTCGAGAAGAAGCCGATGCCGAACTGGGGCTCCAACCTCGGGGGCATCGACTTCGACAACATCAAGTACTTCGTGCGCTCCACCGAGAAGCAGGCCGCGACGTGGGATGACCTGCCCGAAGACATCCGCAACACCTACGACAAGCTGGGTATCCCGGAAGCCGAGAAGCAGCGCCTGGTCTCGGGTGTGGCGGCGCAGTACGAGTCCGAGGTCGTCTACCACCAGATCCGCGAGGACCTGGAAGCCCAGGGCGTCATCTTCCTGGACACCGACTCCGGCCTGCGGGAGCACCCGGAGATCTTCAAGGAGTACTTCGGCACCGTCATCCCGGCCGGCGACAACAAGTTCTCGGCGCTGAACACCGCGGTGTGGAGCGGCGGCTCGTTCATCTACGTCCCGCCGGGCGTGCACGTCGACATCCCGCTGCAGGCCTACTTCCGGATCAACACCGAGAACATGGGCCAGTTCGAGCGGACGCTGATCATCGCCGACGAGGGCTCCTATGTGCACTACGTCGAAGGCTGCACCGCGCCGATCTACAAGTCGGACTCGCTGCACTCCGCGGTGGTCGAGATCATCGTCAAACCCCATGCGCGCGTGCGCTACACGACCATCCAGAACTGGTCTAACAACGTCTACAACCTGGTCACCAAGCGGGCCCGCGCCGAGGCCGGCGCCACCATGGAGTGGATCGACGGCAACATCGGGTCCAAGGTCACCATGAAGTACCCGGCGGTCTGGATGACCGGCGAGCACGCCAAGGGCGAGGTGCTCTCGGTGGCGTTCGCCGGAGAGGACCAGCACCAGGACACCGGCGCCAAGATGCTGCACCTGGCACCGAACACGTCGAGCAACATCGTGTCCAAGTCGGTGGCGCGCGGCGGTGGCCGCACCTCCTACCGCGGCCTGGTGCAGGTGAACAAGGGCGCCCACGGGTCGCGCTCCAGCGTGAAATGCGATGCGCTGCTGGTGGACACGGTCAGCCGCAGCGACACCTACCCCTATGTCGACATCCGCGAGGACGACGTCACGATGGGCCACGAAGCCACCGTGTCCAAGGTCAGCGACAACCAGCTGTTCTACTTGATGAGCCGCGGGCTCACCGAGGACGAGGCGATGGCGATGGTCGTGCGCGGCTTCGTCGAGCCGATCGCCAAGGAACTGCCCATGGAATACGCGCTGGAACTCAACCGGCTGATCGAGCTGCAGATGGAGGGTGCGGTCGGATGACCGCACCAGTGGGATCGTCGATTGCCGCGCTGAACAAGGGAGAGCTCTTCGCCTCCTTCGACGTCGACGCCTTCGAAGTTCCGCACGGCCGCGACGAAATCTGGCGGTTCACCCCGCTGCGGCGGCTGCGTGGATTGCACGACGGAACCGCGCACGCCACGGGCAGCGCGCAGATCACCGTCAGCGAGCGTCCCGGCGTCCAGGTCGAATCCGTGCGCCGCGGGGATGAGCGCCTCGGGCAGGGCGGTGTGCCAACCGATCGCGTTGCCGCACAAGCGTTTTCCTCGTTCAACGTCGCCACGGTGGTGACCGTCGGCCGCGACACACAGGTCGGCGAGCCGGTGCAGATCGTCGTCACCGGTCCTGGCGAGGGAGCGGTGGCCTACGGACACATCCAGATCCGGGTCGCCGAACTCGGCGAGGCCGTGGTGGTCATCGACAACCGGGGGAGCGGAACGTACGCCGAGAACGTCGAATTCGTCGTCGATGACGCCGCGCGGCTCACCGTGGTGTGGATCGCGGACTGGGCCGACGACGCCGTACACGTCAGCGCCCACCACGCCCGGCTGGGCAAGGATGCGGTGCTGCGGCACGTCACCGTCACCCTGGGCGGCGAGGTGGTGCGGTTGACCGCCAACGTGCGGTTCACCGCCTCCGGCGGCGACGCCGAACTGCTGGGCTTGTACTTCGCCGACGACGGCCAGCATCTGGAGTCGCGGCTGCTCGTCGACCACGCCCAGCCCGACTGCAGATCCAATGTGCTGTACAAGGGTGCGTTGCAAGGAGATCCGGGCTCGTCGCGGCCCGACGCGCACACCGTCTGGGTGGGCGATGTGCTGATCCGCGCCGAAGCCACCGGCACCGACACGTTCGAAGTGAACCGCAATCTGGTGCTCACCGACGGCGCCCGCGCCGACTCGGTGCCCAACCTGGAAATCGAGACCGGAGAAATCGTCGGCGCCGGACACGCCAGTGCCACCGGGCGATTCGACGACGAGCAGTTGTTCTACCTGCGTTCGCGCGGCATTCCCGAAGAGCAGGCCCGCCGACTGGTGGTGCGCGGCTTCTTCGGCGAGATCATCTCCAAGATCGCGGTGCCCGACATACGCGAGCGCCTGACCACAGCCATCGAACACGAACTGGAAATCACGG from Mycobacterium kubicae includes these protein-coding regions:
- a CDS encoding ABC transporter ATP-binding protein, with the translated sequence MSSDPNARPVVLRLRGVSKRYGSVAAVNNLDLDVHAAEVMALLGPNGAGKTTTVEMCEGFVRPDAGSIEVLGLNPITDNARLRARIGVMLQGGGGYPAARAGEMLNLVASYAADPLDPQWLLSTLGLTEAARTTYRRLSGGQQQRLALACALVGRPELVFLDEPTAGMDAHARLLVWELIDALRRDGVTVLLTTHQLKEAEELADRLVIIDNGAKVAEGTPTELMRAGAKDQLRFTAPPRLDLSLLASALPEDYQASEVTPGEYLVEGPVDPQVLATVTAWCAQIDVLATDMRVEQRSLEDVFLDLTGRKLRQ
- the sufB gene encoding Fe-S cluster assembly protein SufB codes for the protein MTLTPEASKVPAAPLSQEEAIASLGKYGYGWADSDVAGASAQRGLSEAVVRDISGKKNEPEWMLETRLKALRIFEKKPMPNWGSNLGGIDFDNIKYFVRSTEKQAATWDDLPEDIRNTYDKLGIPEAEKQRLVSGVAAQYESEVVYHQIREDLEAQGVIFLDTDSGLREHPEIFKEYFGTVIPAGDNKFSALNTAVWSGGSFIYVPPGVHVDIPLQAYFRINTENMGQFERTLIIADEGSYVHYVEGCTAPIYKSDSLHSAVVEIIVKPHARVRYTTIQNWSNNVYNLVTKRARAEAGATMEWIDGNIGSKVTMKYPAVWMTGEHAKGEVLSVAFAGEDQHQDTGAKMLHLAPNTSSNIVSKSVARGGGRTSYRGLVQVNKGAHGSRSSVKCDALLVDTVSRSDTYPYVDIREDDVTMGHEATVSKVSDNQLFYLMSRGLTEDEAMAMVVRGFVEPIAKELPMEYALELNRLIELQMEGAVG
- a CDS encoding helix-turn-helix transcriptional regulator; this translates as MLDRRPELRHTGVVKIQSQDAAVRAAAAAGSDGHTRRAIVRLLVESGSITASEIGDRLGLSAAGVRRHLDALIDAGDAESAPAAAWQQVGRGRPAKRYRLTPAGRTKLDHAYDDLAAAAIRQLREIGGDDAVRLFARRRIDGILSGVAAADGPDEDAVEDAAERIAGALSKAGYIATTTRVGGPVHGVQICQHHCPVSHVAQEFPELCEAEQQAMAEVLGTHVQRLATIVNGDCACTTHVPLIPAPSPRRAVDDAKRSDAQERRHMTDTTSNKGASV
- the sufD gene encoding Fe-S cluster assembly protein SufD, whose protein sequence is MTAPVGSSIAALNKGELFASFDVDAFEVPHGRDEIWRFTPLRRLRGLHDGTAHATGSAQITVSERPGVQVESVRRGDERLGQGGVPTDRVAAQAFSSFNVATVVTVGRDTQVGEPVQIVVTGPGEGAVAYGHIQIRVAELGEAVVVIDNRGSGTYAENVEFVVDDAARLTVVWIADWADDAVHVSAHHARLGKDAVLRHVTVTLGGEVVRLTANVRFTASGGDAELLGLYFADDGQHLESRLLVDHAQPDCRSNVLYKGALQGDPGSSRPDAHTVWVGDVLIRAEATGTDTFEVNRNLVLTDGARADSVPNLEIETGEIVGAGHASATGRFDDEQLFYLRSRGIPEEQARRLVVRGFFGEIISKIAVPDIRERLTTAIEHELEITEKTTS
- the mptB gene encoding polyprenol phosphomannose-dependent alpha 1,6 mannosyltransferase MptB — its product is MAARHHTLSSSIASLHGDEQAVGSPLNAAELTALRRTRLFGATGTVLMAIGALGAGARPVVQDPTFGVRLLNLPSRIQTVSLTMTTTGAVMMALAWLMLGRFAMGQRRMSRGDLDRTLLLWILPLLIAPPMYSKDVYSYLAQSQISLQGLDPYRVGPASGLGLGHVFTLSVPSLWRETPAPYGPLFLWIGRGISALTGENIVAAVLCHRLVVLVGVALIVWATPRLARRCGVAEVSALWLGAANPLLFMHLVAGIHNEALMLGLMLAGAEFALRGVDADRPLKPASWQASDWQPLGMLLAGSTLIILSSQVKLPSLLALGFVGTALAYRRGGNLRALAQVGGLMAGLSVAVMALVGWASGLGFGWIFTLGTANVVRSWMSPPTLLALGTGQVGILLGLGDHTTAVLSLTRGIGVLIIMVMVCWLLLAVFRGRLHPIGGLGVALGLTVLLFPVVQPWYLLWAIIPLAAWATRTGFRVTVIIITLIVGIFGPTANGDRFALFQIVDATLASALIVVVLIALTYHQLPWRALPFLTDAPDREPVVAPEPQPEPVAAAATGRAAPGSTPSSGAATDAYADST